Within Takifugu flavidus isolate HTHZ2018 chromosome 12, ASM371156v2, whole genome shotgun sequence, the genomic segment gtgtccgGTCAACCTAACCGGTGCTTGGGGCTGTTCCCGCAGGCGACAACCCCTACAAGGTGGACAGCAACCTGATCAAGACGAGAGTCAAACTGCTGCAGAGGTACCTGAAGGACgagcagaaggagctgcaggctcTCTACGCCCTGCAGGCTCTCATGGTGCAGCTGGAGCAACCGGCCAGTGAGTCGACCCGGTTCAGTTCGGGGGAGGACGGGAACCGCGCCGCCGCAGGCTGACGCCGCGCCTCTGTTTCTTTCAGATCTGCTGCGCGTGTTTTTCGACACCCTTTACGACGAGGACGTGATCAAGGAGGAGGCCTTCTACAAGTGGGAGTCCAGCAAAGACCCCGCCGAGCAGCTGGGCAAGGGCGTGGCCCTCAAGTCCGTCACCGCCTTCTTCACGTGGCTCCGCGAGGCCGAGGACGAGTCCGACAACAGCTAGAGCGGAGcgggggagcgagggagggagggagggagggggagcctGGATTCAGAAGAGCCTGAATCAGCGAAAATCCTTCTGcatattcagaaaaaaaaaaaagcaagaaaaaaattCTTCAACTGGGAGAGATTGTATTCTGGATCGAACTTTcgatcatgtttttttttttcttttttcagcttttttttggggggggctccTTTTTTCTTGCCCAACAGAATgtcttttttgaaataaatgaatcataCAAGATAATAGAGTGACTAGTTCTGACTAGTTCTGACTAGTTGTGAGAGCCGATGCTGGCGCGCCGTCGACGATGACGTGGTTTCCTTCAGTATTTTTTCGGGAGGATTGTCTCCTGTTTTCAAATGGCTTTCTTTtgtcgccacggcaacacagTTTAAGACACTTTGCTTATTAATGACAGATATATAAATACTTTAAAAGCCTGTTCACATCTATATTTTTAATGGCATCTTTTGTCACGCGGCGACGTCTGAGCTACCAgaccccgccccgccccgccccctcacgctggctttctgtttttttggggtGCCGAATGATGGGATGCGTGTGCTTtttgtaataaaacagaaaactaCAAAGAACCAGTGGAACTCTAAGACAAACATTTGGGGAAAGGACTTGGAATGACGGTTGTGGACTCCGGAACCCCCGCAGCATCACCGCGGGTGACGGACGCTCACCTTTTGCTGCTGAGGGGAACCCctcgaccccccccaccctacccCACccccgggaaaaaaaaaaaaaaaaaaaaaggagcgaAGAGCTGGAGCTCCGGATCAGAACCTGTTCtccgattttaaaaaaaagcaaaagataaGAGGCCATTTTGGGAAGAGTTCCACTCAAAGGTCCAGAAGAGACCTGAGCTCGTGTCCCAGTCCAGATCCCGAGGCCCTTCCTGCTTCCCTGAGTGGAAATGCATTTCAGGAGAGTTCTGTAAATATTCCATAGattgtttatttgctttttgttttcttttactttaGGAAAGGAAACCTTTTCCCTGTATGTATATTTTCTCTCCTCAGAAGGCAGAAGGGGCTTGTAATTATCCAACCCGAGTCATTGATTACATTTAATTGAaaatttgtaaatatttttttgctTTACTTTATTAAAAGATGATATTTAATTAAGACAAATTAATGCCTCTTTTCACATCCCAAACTGGAAGAAATATTAAAGATTGTTgccaataaaagaaaaatgacagatgGTGTCTTTGCAAACTGTGTGTAACTGCTATTTAGAGTTTATACTGGTTGCTAGGAGACAACCGAACGGCCCCAGACGGTTGTCGTGAGGAACCTTCACTAATTCTTACTGGTTTAAGGTGGCCTTTATTTCCAGTTTCTGGTGCTGAATGGTCACCACCAGAGCGCCGCTCATTCCTCTTTAATCCCTCCTGAGCCCGTTTGTGCACGGCTCCGTGAACGACAAGAGACCCACTTACACACAGAAAATATTCCTTCATTGCCCGTGAAGGATGCACAATTTATTGTTCCTGCAAAGTATTTAGACATGAACTTTAAAGCCTAAAGTGCCAAAAGGTTCGTTAACAGCTGATTTATattcattcttttaaaaaacaaatttaattCATTGTTTCAGTTGAACAGGAGGAAAATTCATGAGTCGTGACGTCATGGACCATGCCTGACGTAAAAAGAACGCATACGTTCGtccaccactagatggcgctgtttAGATAGAAACCGTATTTATATACGCTGCAAAAAAAAGTAGCATTTCCAGGCACAACAACTAAAAGTAATCCAAGATTATTACACGATCTCCATAAATTTTGATGTTAATTTTAGAATTGAAGGCTTTTATTAGGAAAATTAAGTCAAAATTATATACTGTACTTGAAAAATCACGTGCAAAAATCCCATCATTTGTCATTTATGCTACAGAAACTACCTTCCTGCAGCATTAAGGCCGATAACTAGTTGTAGTTCTCAGAGAAAACGTCGCCTTTGTGTGTAGTTTTGGAAGAAAACGCTGTGACTGAGAAtattaaaatggtaaaaaattaaaaatctgtAGGCTGCTCACAAAAACCccatcttttaaaaaattaatCATTAAATGAGCAACTTTGTTTCAATAATTTCCCCTGTGGGCTGAATTACACCAGTTACATAACTGCATTAGCTATTAGATTTATGgataaatctctctctctctcacacacacacacacacacacacacacacacacacaaagatttgTACTCTCTCTGTCCAAACATCGCTGACAGTGTCTTTAACTAGAGGCCATAAATCTGCAGCAGTATCACGACTTGCTGCGTTTATGGGCTGTTGTTAGCAGTGATTGGCAGCTGCTCTGATAGGAGGCTTTATTTCATCTGAGGAATCGACCCCGAGCAGGTCAGAGagcagcgtctccagtctgAGCGAGGCCATGGCGTGGACCCCAGCGACCGCACTGTCCGTCTCCCTGCTGCTTCTCTCCGGGTTCGCTCAGTCCAGAGGTAAGAGCagatattacacacacacacacacacacacacacacacaggtgactctGTACCACTGAAAACACTTTTTCACATCTTCCATTTACAATAACTCAGACTAAACGTTCCTCAAACTTCGACACGTGTTCTCGCATTTTGATCTTCCTGTTTAAAACCTGGGACATTTTGTTTGACTGCGCACACGTAGTCGAGGAGGAGAACCCAGAGTTCTGGAGGTCCCAGGCCCAGAAGTCTCTTCAGTCGGTCCTGGACAGGAAGCTCAACACcaacgtttccagaaacatccTGTTCTTCCTCGGAGACGGTGAGTTGCGCAACACTCGCCGCCTCGTCCCCCATGACTTGTCTTTGGTCAGTGACTCTTGACCTGGTGGCTCCTGTTTTCCCACCAAAGAAACTAAATCCTGTGTTTGGTGTCTCAGGGATGGGAGTGACCACATACACGGCGGCCCGTATCCTCAGGGGCCAGCTGCAGAACCAGAGCGGGGAGGAGACGGTCATGACCATGGACACGTTCCCCAGCGTGGGGCTCGCTAAGGTTGACCAGCGTTTCTGACATGCGCCACATTTCTAACGTGCATGAAACGAGCAAAGAGGGAGAAACTGTCAACAGTTCTGACCTTTGGCAGAGAATTTCcttcagaggacagaggctgaACTGTCAGAGAGACAAACGCCCCCCCAGGGTGCTCTAAGACTGTCCCCCCGTGCTCTCCAGAGAGAAATAGGAAGTTTTTAAACACCAGATTACAGCTTGTTCCCTGACAGTCGCCTTTGAATGGGGAGAGTATTTATCCGactgctaagctaatgctagcttcgCTGATATTAAACGGCCTGTCTGCAGCATTAAGGCGGATTATTTTAGCATtaccctccttctccttctccttccttctgTTTGTGTCCCGCAGACCTACAGCGTGGACTTCCAAATCCCAGACAGCGCCGCCACCGCCACGGCGTTTCTGTGCGGGGTGAAGACCAACCTGAACACCATCGGCGTCAGCGCGGCGGCCCGCAACGGGATCTGCAAGACCCAGAAGGGCAACGAGGTCACGTCCATCCTGAAGTGGGCCAAAGACGCAGGTAGATCGGACGGACGGGGAGGAAAGCGCCGTCTCGGAACTTCCTCGAACCCTGACGCTTATCACGTACATGTTATCAGTGCACATGGAACCCTCAGAGGGCTGCTGTCGCCTCATCCTTGGACCGGAGCGTGTCTTTTATCACTGGTTCAAAGATCATCTCAGGcctgatatttatttattatcgCGTTATCAGCGTTTGCCTGTAAAATCCTCTAATAATACGATGAAATCATTTTCATACATGTCTGCGGCGTTCAATCACCTGGATAAAAGGACTCGTTTTTATCGGTAGATGCACCTAAGTAACATCATTCGACTTGTGCAGGCAAGTCTGTGGGAATCGTGACGACCACGCGGGTGCAGCACGCCACCCCGGCCGCCAGCTACGCCCACAGCGCCAGCAGGAAGTGGTACAGCGACGCCGACGTGCCAGAGTCGGCCAAGAGGGACGGCTGCACCGAcatctcctcccagctcctcaaCAACACCGACATCGACGTGCGAGCCAGAACATCCTCAAATCGCTTCGCACGGCTTTCAAAACACATCTAAATGCGTGCGTTGGTTCCAGGTCATTATGGGCGGTGGGAGAAAATACATGACCCCCAGGGGCACCAAGGACCCCGAATACCCCTGGGATTTCCTGTCCAGGGGCCGAAGAAAAGACGGGCGTGACCTCACCAAAGAGTGGCAGAGCATGAAGGCTGGAAAGGTGACATGACATCGAGAAACAGCCCAAATATGATGATATGAAATCTATTCCCCATATTTAATGTGTTGGTGGcggttctgctgccacctgctggacaaagTTAGTATGACCCAAACTGTCCTGATCTTGCCAAATGGAACCGGTTATCCTGAGATGTTTCCTCCTTAGACTGcttaaaaaatacaatttagAGGCAGAGCCTGGGTATGAGGTGACCTTTATAAACCTCTACCTGGTCAGGTGGGCGACCAGTCAgataaaggagagaaaggagcagaACAGCTCTAAagaccacagaggaagaaaagttCACACTCAAGTAGCGTGAAGAAAGTGTTTTCTATTCTCTCCTCCCGCCCACGCAGGTGGCCCGCTACGTGTGGAATAAAGCAGACTTCGATGCCGTTGACCCTGAAACGACGGACTACTTAATGGGTAAGTTTGGTTTTCAGCGATGTGAAGGCCAGGGCTTCCCTGGAAACACCTCAGCTTCCATTATTTCCAAGGACAACAAACTGCCTTTGAGTCTTCTGGGTAACAAAAGGTCCCTCGTTCAGCTTAACTCGGTGATTCCACTGTACCATCTCTGTCTTCTGCCCCCTCCAGCTCTGTTCGAACCAGGAGATCTGCGCTTCGAGGTGGACAGGGACCCTAAAGTGGATCCATCCATCGTGGAGATGACAGAAAAGGCCGTCCGCATCCTCCGGAAGAACCCCAAAGGCTTCTTCCTGCTCGTGGAGGGTGAGGACAACAGCCCCCGTGCGCTTAATGGCTGACTAATGACCCCTCCTGAGAACTGACGCTTCAGCTAAAAATAGACCCCAGCGAGGGTCTGGGGGGGGCAATAGAGTCATTGATCCTGTTATTATCGCGGAGGCCTGAGAGGCAATTAAGGCACCGCGCCGCTTTTAGCAGCGCTCGTGCCCCAACATTAACGGGGAATGTGCGACCGTGGGCTGGATCCGGGTGTCCGTGGCAACAGCCTGGACGTGCGCGAGAACAGCTTGTACCTGCGGAAGATGCGCCGATGTGACGTCGATCGTGGCCACAGCTCATTGGCTGATGCGCTCCAGCCTCATCGCCCGGGGACCCCGCGCCCCGCTCGGCGGCTCTGGAGTAATGACCACGGGTAGGAATAGAGGCGTCGGTCGCTCGCTAATGTCTCCCCGGGAGTAAACGCACTCACCCGGAGTCTGCTTCGAAATAATGCGCTGAACTTAAGCCGCCAGCTGGGGACTGATCTTCCGGGATCACGCACACTGCCCCGTTTGGGGTGCTGCCCCCTCCTAACCTCTGCCCCCTCCTAACCTCTGCCCCCTCCTAacctctgccccctcctcgGTCAGGCGGGCGTATCGACCAGGCGCACCACGACGGCCGGGCGTACATGGCGCTCCACGAGACCATCGCCTTCGACGACGCCATCGCCAAAGGCCTGGAGCTGACCGACGAGCGCGAGACCCTGACTGTGGTGATGGCCGACCACTCGCACCCCATCACCTTCAACGGGTTCCCCTTCAGAGGGCAGAGCATTCTGGGTAATTATGAGATGGCCTTTTGTGTGGCCGCtctcaccatccatccatccatccatccatccacccatccatccaccatccatccatccatccatccatccatccatccacccatccatccatccatccatccacccatccctccctccatccatccatccatccatccaccatccatccatccatccatcatccatccatccaccatccatccatccatccatccatccatccatccatccatccatctatccatccatccctccatccaccaggTGTGTTTCATAACAGCTGAAGCCTCAACTCTTCACTCGTGTTTTtggtacagcacacacacacacaccacacacacacacacacacacacacacacactgccagcagccctctcctccctcatcgTTCTATTTCAGGCCTCTGCTCTCTCCTTGTCGCTCTCCCCGTGTCTGACCACAGATGCAGCGTCTTCCCTCTCACATTCTTCTGGTTCCCTCGGCTCCTCAGACTTCCTGGCCTCCTAATCTCCCTCCGGAACATCCTTTTATCGACCCCCGCGCGCCTTTAATCTTCgcctccccatcctccctccatcagctccGTCACCTGGAGACCTAAAAGCCCAGATGATCCATCCACGGAGGGGCAGGTTGGGCCAGGCAGGGTCAAGCTGCGGCACGGAGGGACCCGTGCAAATGAAGCAATCAGCACCATCTTTTCCTTCCAGCTGTGTTCCGTTATTTATGtcaaaatgttccttttatCAGAACTAACGTGGTTCATGTTCTGAGCCGAGAGCTCTGAGGGGAGACAAGGGAATTATCCAGCCCAGCTGACATCTCTGGTTTCAGCCCTAAAAGACCACACtgattaacccccccccacacacacacacacacacacacacacacctcctcctcctcccatcctgcaGTGATTAATGCACTTGTGTAAATTAGAGCTCCTCATAAAGAGACGCCGTCGGCAGGCAAATGGCTCATCAGGAGACGCTCAACAGGCTGTGGAGCCCCCGCAGCAGCATGCAgatccagaccccccccccgactgtgtgtgtgtgtgtgtgtgtgcgtgtgtgtgtgtgtgtgtgtgtgtgtgtgcgtgcctgcgtgtgtgtgtgtgtgtgtgtgtgtgtgtgtgatatataTGTCCGATTTTTCCACGTTTAATGTCTCTTCTGCTCGTGTTTTCCAGGTAAATCCCCCCTCTGGGGCACAGACTTCAAACCTTACACCACCCTCATGTACGGAAACGGGCCCGGGTACAAGCTGGCTAACGGCAGCCGTCCGGACCTCAGAGACGTCGACACCAGTACGCGATGCCGTTTCCCCTTTTCCTGATTGAATCAAACAGCCGTTGCTCTTTCGCCAGTAACGTCTTCTGATTATTTATTTGGGATTTTCCTCTCATCTTGACTGGATGAAAATCTCGGCGCTGCCGTAGCGACAGAACTCTTCCCCACTAAATGGAAAGACTGCGGCCTGTAATGCAGTTTAACCTTTCCTCTTTCAGTCAACGatcattttccttcctctgaCTCTTTTTTCTAACTTGATTTGGGACATTTGTTCCACGAGCTCCGAGCGGTGATGGGAAACGAAAGCGTATCAGTTCTCAGTCAGAAAAGTGCGTCTTTCTCTCCAGAAACCAAAGATTATGTCCAGATGTCGGCTGCTCCGACCGAGTCCACCACTCACAGCGGCGAGGACGTGGCGGTGCTGGCACGTGGACCCATGTCCCACCTCTTTCAGGGCGTTCACGAACAGAACTACATCGCCCACGCCATGGCCTACGCCGCTTGTGTGGGCACCGACCTGAGGCACTGCGACGCCCCGACCGGGGTCCCTGTGGTCCAGACCACCACCGCCGATGACAGGAACGCGGCCGGGCCGAGTGGCGGTTCGGCGGCTTCGCTCGGCAGCCTCCTCGGCGTTCTTCTGCTCCTCAAAATGCTGCGGTGAAATCTCATTCCTGCGACCCACATGGGACTCTCGGGACACCGGGAGGGTCAGGCGTTGGGGTCATGGAGTCATGTGACGCCGCAGCAACGGAGACACATCAGATGATTCTTCCTGCCAAGAGTGAATGTAGCTTGTTTACACTTCATTAAATGTCAATCACACAAATAAAGGAGCTTTTCGAAGCCACCAAGGGTGTAATTCTGTCATTCATCCATCAGTCCAGCCTCTATTTAGGTTCTTAATTAGGGTCATGTGAAGGTGCTGGAGTCCAGTTGGCCCGTGCAGAACTGTGGACAGGCCAACAGTCCaccccaggacacacacacacacacacacacacacacagaaccatcGCTAACGTGGtaccaggttaaaaaatgaatcaTAATTCCCAACATCTGCAGAGCAGACTGGAGTTCAAGGCGACCCTCCATTAATAATGCAAAAATCTTTAAAGATCATCTATTTTTAACTGGTTTGACAGATTGTGGTTATTATGGGGCCcatctgttgtgttttgggGGATTAAACCTGAGTCTGACTCCGCCTGCACTCATCAGGACTGGCCAGAGGCGTCGATCCAAACGTCTTCAACACACATTCTGGACCTCATTTCGCCCCTTCCACCATTCTTCATGAGGCTTCAGCTGCAGCGGTTCGTACGTTCCCTCAAGGCTTCTGCTGAATATTAGCTGCTTCATAATTCATGACATAAGTTTCAGAAAAAGCTCGTAAATATGATCAATCGGCTGCTAGTTTTTAGTTGTTCTCGGGTGTGTTGGGAT encodes:
- the alp3 gene encoding alkaline phosphatase, tissue-nonspecific isozyme, translating into MAWTPATALSVSLLLLSGFAQSRVEEENPEFWRSQAQKSLQSVLDRKLNTNVSRNILFFLGDGMGVTTYTAARILRGQLQNQSGEETVMTMDTFPSVGLAKTYSVDFQIPDSAATATAFLCGVKTNLNTIGVSAAARNGICKTQKGNEVTSILKWAKDAGKSVGIVTTTRVQHATPAASYAHSASRKWYSDADVPESAKRDGCTDISSQLLNNTDIDVIMGGGRKYMTPRGTKDPEYPWDFLSRGRRKDGRDLTKEWQSMKAGKVARYVWNKADFDAVDPETTDYLMALFEPGDLRFEVDRDPKVDPSIVEMTEKAVRILRKNPKGFFLLVEGGRIDQAHHDGRAYMALHETIAFDDAIAKGLELTDERETLTVVMADHSHPITFNGFPFRGQSILGKSPLWGTDFKPYTTLMYGNGPGYKLANGSRPDLRDVDTKTKDYVQMSAAPTESTTHSGEDVAVLARGPMSHLFQGVHEQNYIAHAMAYAACVGTDLRHCDAPTGVPVVQTTTADDRNAAGPSGGSAASLGSLLGVLLLLKMLR